In Setaria italica strain Yugu1 chromosome I, Setaria_italica_v2.0, whole genome shotgun sequence, the genomic window GTCAGGCTCTGGTTCTTCACCATGTTCCATACCTCGAGAGACTGCATGATCAGAATTTTAGTGAGAATACTTCCAGAGACATGTTAAAGACCCATGCGACCAGAGTACACCTTGACCCTGGAGAAGGGACAAGTGCTACTGCTAACAAAACTTCATTCTAAGATTTGTTGGCAATTTACCACATTTATTTCAGTTTTACCCTTCATCAATTCTATCCTTTATAAGCTAAGATTTCTAGGTAATTTTACCTCATTTGTTCCAGTTTTACCCTTCATCAATTCTATCAttaactaatttttttttccatgtctCGTTTCCCAAGAGCACTTTAGATAGGATTAATTGAGGTCAGGATGATCCTTTCACCTCACCTCCTAAGTTCTTGTGCCCCACACTAAAATGTCAAATGCATTTGTGATCAAAGGGATTAGGAATAAGCTTCCAACAAGTTTTGCAGTACAAACATACAACGATGTACACTTCCTCAAAATGGGTCCTTGGTAGTGATGGCTAGGTTCAATAAAGTCACAAAATTACCTGGTAGCCTCCAATAACCAATAGACTGGTATAGCTTGGGTGGAATACACAGGAATGGAACTTGTTGCCATTGGAGCTAAGCTCATGAATGCACTCTCCTGATGATATTGACCAAACCTTAACTAGGTCCTGACTGACGGAGGCAAGATATTCCCCGCTGTTGTCCCAACACACTGACTGCACATCGGTGTTATGACCCTgagaatacaaatcaagtacTTCAGGTTCACATCATATGGAAAACTCCCAATTAGTAAAGCACAGAAAAAGAGAGGAGCTTCATTACTCCAAAACAGAGAAAAAGAAATACATCTTAATACAGTTATATACCAACAGTATGTTAAGGAATTTAAGATGTGCATGTGCAGGGTTCTAGAGAAGGAAAATGTAGCGCAGGGGAACTTTTTGAACAAAAGAAAGAGATGTTATGCTGGGTATTCACGAACAGAACCTGCAGAGTGTATTTTTTCCCATGTGTCTCGATATCAAATATCGAAACCATGTTTTCAGCAGCCGCGGCTAAAAATTGTCCAGCATTAGGTTGAAACCGAACTTGGGCAGTACCACCCTGTACAAGGAAGACAAAGTCGGACAAAACTATGAGTTACTAAATTCATAGATTCTTTCTCCACACACCCATAGGGTAGAAGGAATATCAACAACCTTTATGGCACGCATACACGTAAGCTGGGTCACATTCCAGTACCGGATTTCACCATTGCCATCACAAGAGCACAGAAGATCAGTTTTCTTTGGATGGAAATCTAACGATGTGACCTGGAAGCTATGCCCAGTGAACGTGTGCAGAGAGAATCCAGGCTGCAAAATATATTTTAGCATAAGCAATACTGTACCAAATGCAAGTGCATACAAAAACTTAAGATTCAAGGAAAGGCAAGGCAAGTCAAGTCACACAGATGGCATATTTTACCCATTATATTGGTGCATTGAACTCGGATGTCATAGTAGAAAATAATTTCAAGAATGCAAGATTTCAAGATGTCATTATATTGGTGCATTGAACTCGGATGTCATAGTAGAACATAATttcaagatcaatacaaaaggGGGAAAAGTTATTATTTATATTCCAATTCATTCATGCCATGGTTGGACCTTGTTACCTTTTGTGACATGGGGACAATATGGATTAGTTGTAATTACATTTATGGCATAATTGTAACGTTGCTATAGGAGGTATAATATCCTTAAAACCTATCATGGACAAGTAACTTACATCTGCAGCATTCCATAGTTTAATAGTTCTATCAAAAGATGATGTCGCCAGGTGATTAGAGTTAGGCCTGAAACGGACATCGGTAATAATACCGCCATGCTCTTCTGACGTATACTGTGTCTGGAAATTTTCCATGTTCCAAAGTACAGCCTATACAACAAAAATAAAGTACACCAGTCTCAGAAACATCAGAGGTTCCCAAAAAAAGTGCCACTTCTGGAACCAAAATCATAATTGCATGGCAGTTTTACCTTCTTTTCATGTCCAGCGCTAGCCAAAATCTTGCCATCTGTAGAGAAGTGGCAGCAAACAACTTTGCTGTTGCTTGTGCGCCAACAATTAACCTCACTGAAAGTAAAACCTAGAAACAAAAGGGCATGTCATTTGATGCTTGCAAAAACAATCAAGAACATCACAGATATTACCTTTCGAAGTGGTTGGATTAGGCTCTGCGGGACTTCTTTTGAGTGCAGCAAAAATATCCCTGGCATCTCCATCGTCGTTGGATAAGAAGGATTCAACATTATCATCCAAAGAGCCCACATCACCAAACTGCTCAAGATCATCCTGTCACATACAGCAATCGGGTTACCAATCCATATCATATAAAGATTGTATACATCCAGGGGTATACTTTAAGAGTAAAAGCTCTAACCATTTGATTTGAAGAGGAGGCAAGTCCAGTTCCATCTGCACCATACATCATTAAATTCTTCGGAACGTGGCACATATTACCAGCCATTCCAAGTCCATCCCCAGGCGTATGTGTGGATGGTGTAGATGGTGGGGAATTGGCTGAAGGACCCACAGTGTTTCCTGTACCAGTACTATTTGCTGGTCCTGATGATGTAGGCTGCTTTCTTTTTCTATTGTTCtggaaataataaataattacAGAATAAGGAGCATGTAAGACAAATGGCAAGCATATCAGTTCTTAATAAGAACTGAATTGCAATAACTCATGCAATTGAAGCAAATAAAAGGATAAATATCTGAGTGCTCAGTATTAGTCATCTCAAAAAGTGAAATACTTTTCCAGGGATCATAGAGTATATGCACTCGTTAAAGAAGACAAATTCTACGTTACAGTATGCAAATTTACATATCATGTTCTCCAAACTATCTCCAATGTATGAAAATGGCAACTTTACTCTTTTCCAATTAGAGTAAATACCATTTTGATTTCTTTGGCCAATTTGGCCTCAAATAAATGCAAAAGTGGGGAATATTGCAAAAAGAAATGTGACATGAAGTCCTAACAGTAGACTACTAGAAACATTCGATGTCATGAAGTTCGACTCAGCTGCAGAACCAGGCCTGCAGCATTCCAAACAATCCCCCCAGCTGATCTCAGCAGCTTTAACCATATTGTATATAAAATACAGTGAATATATGCATATTCCTCATGCGTCACTTCTGTGTGGCATTCCCTGTTGGCATCATTTTCAAGAAAACAAAACTCCCCCCATCAACAATTTCATGTCATTTCAGCATCTTCTTAAGAACCATGGAATTTACGAAGAAGACCATAGTACACTCATGGAACCACCCCTGTTTTGAGAAGAATGGCAGGATGCAAATCATCACTGCACCATCTAGTGTGCTTTTAAGGCCTTCGCAGATAAACATCTTAATTCCATTGGCACTCTATATCTAAGTGTTTCGCAATAAGTTCGAATTTGTTGATAGAATTGCAGCAGTAGATGCACAAGGGGACAAGCCCACATGTGAGTCAACAACCAAGAATAGAACATGACATACATAGGTTGGGCGTACTGTCAGTACCTGCTGCATTTGTTGCTGCtggctctgctgctgctgctgctgctgctgttggttctgctgctgttgttgaAGCTGCTCCTGCGGTTGCTGTGAAGATGTCTGCTGCATGTGGATACCTTTTCAGATATAGGGAGATCCCAACAAACTAGAGCCAGAGAATATACAGATTTAAAAGACAAACTCAATGAAAGCACACATCTAAAGCAATCTGACCTTTATGAGATACTCTTGGTCTGGTCTGACTTTGGGTGAACTGGATTGCATAGGGGAACTAATACACCCATCAGTTCCAGCAGGTTGTCCATCTTTACCATTCAACCCACTCCTGGTCAGCGCTGTAAGTCTACGGGGATCAATATCCCCATAATTAGTTGAGTTGCCAAGGTTCCCTTGTGCTTGGGCCTGTGCTAAgtattgttgctgctgctgtggtgACATAAGTTGGAACTGTGACTGTGTTGAAAGAAATGGCTTCTGCATTTGAGCACCTAGATTCGGCCGCAATTGATCAATTCCCTGTAAGATGGTTGCACGGATATTCATAGGCGGTCAGATTCCAAATAAAAACATGGGTGTGTAAGGTTttatgttgttgttgctgctgcagaGCTTACAGTTAGCGGCCAGCCCTTCAATGGTAAACCGCTCACACCTTGGTTCAGTCCTGTTGAAAACAGAAGGTATCTCAAAAACAAGGAGCAAAAAGAATGTGAAATATATGATAATCTTGAAATGAATGCTTCACATTATACAAAAGAGTCTCTCCAatcaatcaaaagaaaaaaaattgtagctcttTACCAATTACTTGCAAACATATCCATCTGTTACAGCATTATACTGTGGTATGGCACAATCTAAGCCGTCAAAGTAAGTATAACAACAAAGACTTTTAGTGATAGTAAGATAGTAAGAGGGACATGGTTCAGCAGGCATGTGggaaaaaatattatttgagaAGTGCTAATATTGTTGTTGTTGCATGCAGTCCAAGCAATTAAAATTTGTCCATCAACACCACTTCATATTTTGTAAATGCTTGACGATGATGGATAGATTTATCTGGAACAGCAGTTACGTAATATTATAGTTTTGTTTGTACTTTATAATTATATTAGGTATAAACTAGTGCTTAAAGCTATGTTTGGGGGACCGTGTTGATGTCCAAAATGTCGCTTATTGCATCATTTGTGACTGGTGGGCATATGTACCTGCAGCGATAGAGGCTAGGTGTTCTAAATAAGGTGCTCCTATATCAGAGTGCTAGCTTTAGCGACATAGGTGGAACTCACAACAGACGGGGGGAAGGGCTCACCTGCACCACTCAATCCAGGTTTAGGGTGAATTATTCCCTGTCcatataaggatgatggatccATGGGCAAAGATCTCTGAGGTACTCCCATGTTACCTTCACCCTTAATATCCTGTTAGAAAGAACACTCAGGTTAGCAGCGCATACATTTAGTTAACTAGTGGAAGAACTTGCAAACTGAATAAACAAGATGGAACCAAGAACCCACAATTGTTTGCTGATTCCGAGCCTGGATTTGCTGAAGAGTGGTAGACACGTTTCCAGGAGTCCCCGGAACTAATTGCCTAATTCCACAAAATGGTAAGTTGTGTGAGTACCGCAAACATATCAGTTTTTAGcttaaccttttctttttttccttttgcaaaAGTGCATAAGAGAAAAATTGGGGGTTGGTGGATCACCCTGCATGGTTTGTTGCAGCTGACTTGAGAAGAGCCATTCTACTAGCATCAAGAAGCTGTGATCCCTCAGAGTCCATTGAATGTGGGTGCTTCAAGCGTTCTTCATACATCTTGGCAGCTAAAACACTAGCTGTTGATGGCCCCAAAATGCCATCAGAGTTTAAAGCGTTTATTGGGCCATTAAGTGAAGGATGGCTAGCATTAGTTCGCTGAAGTTGAGCATGTCTTTGCTGCATAAGTTGCAGTTGCTGCATCTGCATCTGCTGCTGGTGCTCTCTTGCCTTTATTTGTTGTGCCTATATATCCAACAGAGATTTACAACCAGTGAGATCAAAAACAAAAACAGATGCATTGTAATTAAGCAATCCCAAGCTACCTCTAGATATGCCGCTGCAACTTCAGAATGCTTCTCATTCGTCCTTGCTATGAATATATCCCAAAAGACAGACCACCACTCAAAGAGAAACCCTCCAGGAGCATCAATTGCTGCATTGCACTTCACAAGTCAGTATGACATAATGATAC contains:
- the LOC101759920 gene encoding transcriptional corepressor LEUNIG_HOMOLOG isoform X2, whose protein sequence is MAQSNWEADKMLDVYIYDYLLKRNLQTTAKAFMAEGKVAADPVAIDAPGGFLFEWWSVFWDIFIARTNEKHSEVAAAYLEAQQIKAREHQQQMQMQQLQLMQQRHAQLQRTNASHPSLNGPINALNSDGILGPSTASVLAAKMYEERLKHPHSMDSEGSQLLDASRMALLKSAATNHAGQLVPGTPGNVSTTLQQIQARNQQTIDIKGEGNMGVPQRSLPMDPSSLYGQGIIHPKPGLSGAGLNQGVSGLPLKGWPLTGIDQLRPNLGAQMQKPFLSTQSQFQLMSPQQQQQYLAQAQAQGNLGNSTNYGDIDPRRLTALTRSGLNGKDGQPAGTDGCISSPMQSSSPKVRPDQEYLIKTSSQQPQEQLQQQQQNQQQQQQQQQSQQQQMQQNNRKRKQPTSSGPANSTGTGNTVGPSANSPPSTPSTHTPGDGLGMAGNMCHVPKNLMMYGADGTGLASSSNQMDDLEQFGDVGSLDDNVESFLSNDDGDARDIFAALKRSPAEPNPTTSKGFTFSEVNCWRTSNSKVVCCHFSTDGKILASAGHEKKAVLWNMENFQTQYTSEEHGGIITDVRFRPNSNHLATSSFDRTIKLWNAADPGFSLHTFTGHSFQVTSLDFHPKKTDLLCSCDGNGEIRYWNVTQLTCMRAIKGGTAQVRFQPNAGQFLAAAAENMVSIFDIETHGKKYTLQGHNTDVQSVCWDNSGEYLASVSQDLVKVWSISSGECIHELSSNGNKFHSCVFHPSYTSLLVIGGYQSLEVWNMVKNQSLTVQAHEGLIAALAQSPVTGMVASASHDNSVKVWK
- the LOC101759920 gene encoding transcriptional corepressor LEUNIG_HOMOLOG isoform X1; translation: MAQSNWEADKMLDVYIYDYLLKRNLQTTAKAFMAEGKVAADPVAIDAPGGFLFEWWSVFWDIFIARTNEKHSEVAAAYLEAQQIKAREHQQQMQMQQLQLMQQRHAQLQRTNASHPSLNGPINALNSDGILGPSTASVLAAKMYEERLKHPHSMDSEGSQLLDASRMALLKSAATNHAGQLVPGTPGNVSTTLQQIQARNQQTIDIKGEGNMGVPQRSLPMDPSSLYGQGIIHPKPGLSGAGLNQGVSGLPLKGWPLTGIDQLRPNLGAQMQKPFLSTQSQFQLMSPQQQQQYLAQAQAQGNLGNSTNYGDIDPRRLTALTRSGLNGKDGQPAGTDGCISSPMQSSSPKVRPDQEYLIKQTSSQQPQEQLQQQQQNQQQQQQQQQSQQQQMQQNNRKRKQPTSSGPANSTGTGNTVGPSANSPPSTPSTHTPGDGLGMAGNMCHVPKNLMMYGADGTGLASSSNQMDDLEQFGDVGSLDDNVESFLSNDDGDARDIFAALKRSPAEPNPTTSKGFTFSEVNCWRTSNSKVVCCHFSTDGKILASAGHEKKAVLWNMENFQTQYTSEEHGGIITDVRFRPNSNHLATSSFDRTIKLWNAADPGFSLHTFTGHSFQVTSLDFHPKKTDLLCSCDGNGEIRYWNVTQLTCMRAIKGGTAQVRFQPNAGQFLAAAAENMVSIFDIETHGKKYTLQGHNTDVQSVCWDNSGEYLASVSQDLVKVWSISSGECIHELSSNGNKFHSCVFHPSYTSLLVIGGYQSLEVWNMVKNQSLTVQAHEGLIAALAQSPVTGMVASASHDNSVKVWK